The following are encoded in a window of Rhizobium sp. 11515TR genomic DNA:
- the bamA gene encoding outer membrane protein assembly factor BamA, with protein MKAGSKFLNAVSAVALSAGVVASGAGVITLASASVAEAAVIQRVDVRGAGRVGETAVRDNITIKPGKSFSASDIDASVKQLYATGYFSDVHITVSGSTLVVSVSENKLINAVVFNGNRKIKDDKLQGIVQTHAAGPYNEATVQADVKTIKDAYASIGRNDVQVTTQTAEVAPGRLNVAFVINEGERTKIDKINFSGNQAYGSGRLASVIGTKKSNFLSFLTRKDVYSPERLQADQDQLRQFYYNHGYADFRVVSADATLNEQSNEYTLNFNVDEGPRYTYGDINVISTVEGINADELKGLVITHKGDVYSAKDIQTSIENISKRVAAAGYPFARITPRGNRDLSGHTIGIEYLVDQGERAYVERIEIRGNTRTRDYVIRREFDLNEGDAFNQEMITRAKRRLDALGYFTKVDISTAQGSAPDRVIVIVNVEDQPTGSFGIGAGYAVGNNGGLLLEASVEEKNFLGRGQYIRLAAGAGTEGNRTYNISFTEPYFLGYRLAAGFDIFKNQTSSDDYYDYSEEGFSLRVTAPITENLATTLRYNYKRLTYDGTNDWQNNLSAPYLNLVENGPWVQSTVSQTFTYNTLDDQNLPREGIIAKFTHEFAGLGGDSDFYKLSGKARYYQMISDEADIIGSLTVGAGYVMPTNGKLNVFDQFTLGGREIRGFENAGIGPRSSHGDPLGGTTYFTASAEASMPMPGVPQDIGLRIAAFADAGTLYGNKANLFGDTLHNDSSIRASLGAGLIWSSPFGVIRVDYAVPVLKEDYDKTENFRFGIANQF; from the coding sequence ATGAAGGCTGGTTCAAAATTTTTGAACGCAGTGTCGGCGGTAGCGCTGTCTGCAGGTGTTGTTGCGTCGGGCGCTGGTGTGATCACCCTTGCCTCTGCTTCTGTCGCTGAAGCAGCTGTTATTCAGCGGGTTGACGTTCGCGGTGCTGGACGCGTCGGCGAGACAGCCGTTCGGGACAATATCACGATCAAGCCCGGCAAGAGCTTCTCCGCCAGTGACATTGATGCTTCGGTGAAGCAGCTATATGCCACCGGATATTTCTCCGATGTCCACATTACCGTTTCGGGTAGCACGCTGGTTGTATCGGTCAGCGAAAACAAGCTCATCAATGCCGTGGTCTTCAACGGCAACCGCAAGATCAAGGACGACAAGCTTCAGGGCATCGTCCAGACGCACGCTGCCGGCCCGTATAACGAGGCGACCGTTCAGGCTGACGTCAAGACCATCAAGGATGCCTATGCATCCATCGGTCGTAACGATGTGCAGGTGACGACGCAGACCGCCGAGGTCGCGCCGGGCCGTCTGAACGTGGCTTTCGTCATCAACGAAGGCGAGCGTACCAAGATCGATAAGATCAATTTCTCGGGCAACCAGGCCTATGGCAGCGGTCGCCTTGCTTCGGTCATCGGCACGAAGAAGAGCAACTTCCTGTCGTTCCTGACGCGCAAGGACGTCTACAGCCCCGAGCGTCTGCAGGCCGACCAGGATCAGCTGCGTCAGTTCTACTACAATCACGGTTATGCCGACTTCCGCGTTGTCAGTGCCGATGCGACGCTGAACGAGCAAAGCAACGAGTACACGCTGAATTTCAACGTCGATGAAGGTCCGCGTTATACCTACGGCGATATCAACGTCATCTCGACCGTCGAAGGTATCAATGCCGACGAGCTGAAAGGTCTTGTCATCACTCACAAGGGCGATGTCTACAGCGCCAAGGATATCCAGACTTCGATCGAGAACATTTCCAAGCGCGTCGCGGCTGCCGGCTATCCGTTCGCCCGCATCACGCCGCGCGGCAACCGCGATCTGTCCGGCCACACCATCGGCATCGAATATCTGGTCGACCAGGGTGAGCGCGCCTATGTCGAGCGTATCGAAATCCGTGGCAACACCCGCACGCGCGACTACGTCATCCGCCGCGAGTTCGACCTGAACGAGGGCGATGCCTTCAACCAGGAAATGATCACGCGCGCGAAGCGCCGCCTCGACGCGCTCGGCTATTTCACCAAGGTCGATATCTCGACGGCTCAGGGCAGTGCTCCGGACCGCGTCATCGTCATCGTCAACGTCGAAGACCAGCCGACGGGCTCCTTCGGTATCGGTGCCGGTTACGCCGTCGGCAACAATGGCGGCCTGCTTCTGGAAGCTTCGGTTGAAGAAAAGAACTTCCTCGGTCGCGGTCAGTACATCCGTCTCGCCGCAGGTGCCGGTACGGAAGGCAATCGTACCTACAACATCTCGTTCACCGAGCCTTATTTCCTCGGTTATCGTCTGGCTGCCGGTTTCGATATCTTCAAGAACCAGACGTCGAGCGACGATTACTACGATTATTCGGAAGAAGGCTTCTCGCTGCGCGTCACCGCGCCGATCACCGAGAACCTGGCAACGACCCTGCGCTACAACTACAAGCGCCTGACTTATGACGGCACGAACGATTGGCAGAACAATCTTTCGGCTCCGTATCTCAACCTCGTTGAGAATGGCCCGTGGGTGCAGTCGACGGTTTCGCAGACCTTCACCTATAACACGCTGGACGATCAGAACCTTCCGCGTGAAGGCATCATCGCCAAGTTCACGCATGAGTTTGCGGGTCTCGGCGGCGACTCCGACTTCTACAAGTTGAGCGGTAAGGCTCGTTACTACCAGATGATCAGCGACGAAGCAGATATCATCGGCTCGCTGACGGTGGGTGCCGGCTACGTGATGCCGACGAATGGCAAGCTGAACGTCTTCGATCAGTTCACGCTCGGCGGCCGTGAAATCCGCGGTTTCGAGAATGCTGGTATCGGTCCGCGTTCGTCTCATGGCGATCCGCTCGGTGGTACGACCTATTTCACCGCTTCGGCTGAAGCGAGCATGCCGATGCCGGGCGTTCCCCAGGATATCGGTCTGCGTATCGCAGCTTTCGCCGACGCAGGCACGCTCTATGGCAACAAGGCGAATCTCTTCGGCGATACGCTTCACAATGACAGTTCGATCCGCGCATCGCTCGGTGCCGGTCTGATCTGGTCGTCGCCGTTCGGTGTCATCCGCGTTGACTACGCCGTGCCGGTCTTGAAGGAAGATTACGACAAGACTGAGAATTTCCGGTTTGGCATCGCCAACCAGTTCTGA
- the lpxD gene encoding UDP-3-O-(3-hydroxymyristoyl)glucosamine N-acyltransferase — MEHTGFFPPHGGVSLKQLAEHLGAELADAASSEVVIRSIAPVYRAGEGDICYILSRKNRAELETCKASAIICLPALKSFVPDHIPVLLSKKPHTDFAIAGALLHPQAMRPVTFTANPATISPAATIDATAKLEANIGIEPGAIIGPGAEIGEGTYIGPNALIGPGVKIGRNCSIGGGASVLCAYIGNGVIIHNGTRIGQDGFGYAPGPRGMVKIVQIGRVIIQDNVEIGANTTIDRGTMDDTVIGEGTKIDNQVQIGHNVRIGRHCAIVSQVGIAGSTVIGDGVQIGGQAGLNGHIHIGDGVQIGAKSGVMNSIPAGERYAGLPARPLWDFLRESAEIAKRSGARDKKDGSAEHD, encoded by the coding sequence ATGGAACATACTGGTTTTTTCCCGCCCCATGGTGGCGTCAGCTTGAAACAACTGGCTGAGCATCTTGGGGCGGAACTGGCTGATGCGGCCTCTTCGGAGGTCGTCATCAGATCTATCGCTCCCGTCTATCGGGCAGGCGAAGGCGACATTTGTTATATCCTTTCCCGGAAGAATCGCGCTGAGCTGGAGACCTGCAAGGCTTCGGCTATCATTTGTCTTCCGGCGCTGAAATCCTTCGTTCCCGATCATATTCCGGTCCTTCTGTCGAAGAAGCCGCATACGGATTTCGCGATAGCTGGTGCATTGCTGCATCCTCAAGCCATGCGGCCGGTTACGTTCACCGCGAATCCGGCGACGATTTCACCCGCTGCGACCATCGATGCGACCGCTAAGCTGGAGGCCAATATCGGCATCGAGCCCGGTGCGATCATCGGCCCTGGTGCGGAGATCGGCGAGGGGACCTATATCGGTCCTAACGCCCTCATCGGGCCGGGTGTCAAGATCGGGCGCAATTGCAGCATCGGCGGCGGTGCGAGCGTGCTCTGCGCCTATATCGGCAATGGCGTCATCATCCACAATGGCACGCGCATCGGCCAGGACGGTTTTGGTTATGCGCCCGGACCGCGCGGCATGGTCAAGATCGTGCAGATCGGCCGCGTCATCATCCAGGACAATGTAGAGATTGGCGCCAATACGACGATCGATCGCGGCACGATGGATGATACCGTGATCGGCGAAGGCACGAAGATCGACAATCAGGTCCAGATCGGACATAACGTCCGCATCGGTCGTCACTGTGCTATCGTCAGCCAGGTCGGCATTGCTGGCAGCACGGTGATCGGCGATGGCGTGCAGATTGGCGGGCAGGCGGGCCTCAACGGGCATATCCACATCGGCGACGGCGTGCAGATCGGTGCCAAGAGCGGCGTGATGAACAGCATCCCGGCGGGCGAGCGCTATGCGGGTCTCCCTGCGCGGCCGCTATGGGATTTTCTAAGGGAATCGGCGGAGATCGCGAAGCGGTCAGGAGCCAGAGACAAGAAAGACGGGAGTGCGGAGCATGACTGA
- the fabZ gene encoding 3-hydroxyacyl-ACP dehydratase FabZ: MTEEAKTSLSSADIIEIMKLLPHRYPFLMVDKIIEIDSDNSAIGIKNVTANEPQFTGHFPESPIMPGVLLIEGMAQTAGAICARKDGIGGNLVYFMTIDNARFRRPVVPGDRVEFHVVKQKQRGTIWKFHCDAKVDGSLVAEADIGAMIVRKDQEQA; encoded by the coding sequence ATGACTGAGGAAGCCAAGACGTCGCTGTCGTCGGCTGACATCATTGAAATTATGAAGCTTTTGCCGCATCGCTATCCCTTCTTGATGGTGGACAAGATCATCGAGATCGATAGCGATAATTCCGCGATCGGCATCAAGAACGTAACGGCGAACGAGCCGCAATTTACCGGACATTTCCCGGAGTCGCCGATCATGCCGGGCGTGTTGCTCATTGAGGGAATGGCGCAAACGGCCGGTGCGATCTGCGCCCGCAAGGACGGCATCGGCGGTAACCTTGTTTACTTCATGACGATCGACAACGCCCGCTTCCGCAGGCCGGTCGTCCCGGGCGACCGTGTCGAATTCCACGTCGTCAAGCAGAAGCAGCGTGGGACCATCTGGAAGTTCCATTGCGATGCCAAGGTCGACGGTTCGCTGGTCGCGGAGGCCGACATCGGTGCGATGATCGTACGGAAGGATCAGGAACAGGCATGA
- the lpxA gene encoding acyl-ACP--UDP-N-acetylglucosamine O-acyltransferase gives MSSIAKSARIHKLAVVEDGAVIGENVVVGPFCYVGPKVVLHDDIQLLNNAVVTGRTTIGKGTKIFPMAVVGGDPQSVHHHGEETTLDVGENCTIREGVTINTGTADYGGRTIVGNNNLFLANSHVAHDCRVGNNVIMSNNVMLAGHVTIEDRAILGGGCAVHQFTRIGRQAFIGGLTAASYDVIPYGMLNGNPGVLSGLNVVGMTRAGIDRAVIHRVRRAYKSIFEAEGSVRDNAASIRDEYADCKEAMEILDFIAADSDRALSSPNRGKA, from the coding sequence ATGAGCAGCATCGCAAAGAGCGCCCGCATCCATAAGCTGGCGGTTGTCGAAGACGGCGCGGTCATCGGCGAGAATGTTGTTGTCGGCCCGTTCTGCTATGTCGGCCCCAAGGTTGTGCTGCATGACGATATTCAGTTGCTCAACAATGCCGTCGTGACCGGTCGTACGACAATTGGCAAGGGAACGAAAATTTTTCCGATGGCTGTTGTCGGTGGTGATCCGCAGAGCGTTCATCATCATGGCGAGGAAACGACGCTTGATGTCGGCGAGAACTGCACGATCCGCGAAGGCGTGACGATCAATACCGGTACGGCCGATTACGGCGGCAGGACGATCGTCGGCAACAACAACCTTTTCCTTGCCAACTCGCATGTCGCTCACGACTGCCGCGTCGGCAACAATGTCATCATGTCGAATAACGTCATGCTGGCCGGACATGTCACCATCGAGGATCGCGCCATTCTTGGCGGCGGCTGCGCGGTGCACCAGTTCACCCGTATCGGCCGCCAGGCCTTCATTGGTGGTCTTACGGCTGCGAGCTACGATGTCATTCCCTATGGCATGCTGAACGGAAATCCGGGCGTGCTATCCGGGCTGAATGTCGTCGGCATGACGCGCGCGGGTATAGATCGCGCTGTCATTCATCGGGTTCGACGCGCTTACAAGAGCATCTTCGAGGCCGAAGGTTCGGTTCGCGATAATGCAGCCTCCATCCGTGATGAATATGCGGACTGCAAGGAAGCGATGGAAATTCTCGATTTCATCGCTGCCGATAGCGATCGCGCACTGTCGTCGCCCAATCGCGGCAAGGCCTGA
- a CDS encoding LpxI family protein — protein MVSTGQNEKGRLAIIAGSGLLPVYVADAARQAGENPVIIALTDEADRDWSAFDHANLGVGNFAGLESMFRRHGVDRVVMSGGVARRPSWRQVHPTWRVIKELPSTIRTLLSGGDNAVLQMVIRLIEAGGVRVVGAHEIAPDLLATTGPLGKFSPAEEDLRDIAQGAKAAHALGFLDVGQGAVSVGGRVVALEGAEGTDKMIERVAELRAAGRISTRRRGVLVKLCKPQQDIRADLPSIGVSTVSNAKKAGLAGVAVEAGRALILDRQAVIAAADEAGIFVCGIDRGLSAEGFM, from the coding sequence GTGGTTTCAACCGGCCAAAACGAAAAGGGCAGGCTGGCGATCATCGCGGGTAGCGGCCTTTTGCCGGTGTATGTTGCTGATGCCGCTCGGCAGGCCGGTGAAAACCCCGTCATCATCGCTTTAACTGACGAGGCGGACCGCGATTGGTCCGCCTTCGATCACGCCAATCTCGGTGTCGGCAATTTTGCCGGTCTCGAATCAATGTTCCGCAGACATGGCGTCGATCGCGTCGTCATGTCGGGCGGTGTTGCGCGACGCCCCTCATGGCGGCAGGTGCATCCGACCTGGCGTGTCATCAAGGAACTACCCTCCACCATCCGCACGCTTCTTTCGGGCGGCGATAATGCCGTCCTGCAGATGGTCATTCGCCTGATCGAAGCCGGCGGTGTTCGCGTCGTTGGCGCGCATGAAATCGCGCCCGACCTTTTGGCGACGACCGGGCCGCTTGGAAAATTCTCGCCAGCGGAAGAGGATCTGCGCGATATTGCACAGGGTGCGAAGGCGGCCCATGCGCTGGGATTTCTGGATGTGGGGCAGGGTGCGGTCAGCGTCGGCGGCCGTGTCGTTGCGCTTGAAGGCGCTGAAGGCACGGACAAGATGATCGAGCGGGTTGCCGAACTGCGCGCGGCTGGGCGCATTTCCACCCGTCGGCGCGGTGTGCTGGTCAAGCTGTGCAAGCCGCAGCAGGATATACGCGCAGATCTACCATCGATCGGCGTGTCTACGGTGTCAAACGCCAAGAAGGCGGGGCTGGCTGGTGTCGCCGTCGAAGCTGGCAGGGCTTTGATCCTCGACCGTCAGGCTGTTATTGCTGCTGCCGACGAGGCCGGCATTTTTGTCTGCGGCATTGATCGTGGCCTCAGCGCGGAGGGCTTCATGTGA
- the lpxB gene encoding lipid-A-disaccharide synthase encodes MSSAPLKLAVVAGEVSGDLLGGDLVAALKRHNGPVELIGVGGEALEAQGLRSLFDYSELSIMGFIQVIKRLPKLLARIRQTADAIIAAKPDVLVIIDSPDFTHRVAKRVRKVLPDLPIIDYVSPSVWAWKEYRAQKMLAYVDHVLAVLPFEPAAMERLGGPATTYVGHRLTVDANLLETRRQRALRGLAVPDAQKRILLLPGSRASEIRQLLPVFEQAIEELSRRNSNLRFLLPTVPKQEALVRSLTEKWQVKPDIFVGQGAKWSAFAEADAAMAASGTVILELGLAGVPVVSTYKTEWLAKFVLSRIKIWTAALPNLIADYAVLPELINDVLRPGMLARYMERLASETPERAAMLAGYDLVWERMQTKEPPGDKAAQIVLDVLAHKKTGHL; translated from the coding sequence GTGAGCAGCGCGCCTTTGAAGCTTGCCGTCGTTGCCGGAGAAGTCTCCGGCGATCTGCTGGGTGGCGATCTGGTCGCAGCCTTGAAGCGCCATAATGGTCCGGTCGAGCTGATAGGTGTCGGCGGCGAGGCGTTGGAGGCACAAGGTCTGCGCTCGCTCTTCGATTACTCCGAGCTCTCGATCATGGGCTTCATTCAGGTCATCAAGCGCCTGCCAAAGCTACTGGCCCGCATCCGGCAGACGGCAGATGCGATCATTGCTGCAAAGCCGGATGTGCTTGTGATCATCGATAGCCCCGATTTTACGCATCGCGTTGCCAAGCGGGTACGCAAGGTGCTGCCGGATCTGCCAATCATTGATTACGTCTCCCCCAGTGTCTGGGCATGGAAGGAATATCGCGCGCAGAAGATGCTCGCCTATGTCGACCATGTGTTGGCCGTATTGCCCTTCGAGCCTGCTGCTATGGAGCGCCTGGGCGGCCCCGCAACCACCTATGTCGGCCACCGCCTGACGGTCGATGCTAATCTGCTGGAAACTCGCCGTCAGCGCGCCTTGCGCGGTTTGGCAGTCCCCGATGCGCAAAAGAGGATCTTGCTTCTGCCCGGATCTCGTGCATCGGAGATTCGGCAGCTGCTCCCGGTTTTTGAGCAGGCTATCGAAGAACTTAGCCGGAGAAATAGTAATCTTCGTTTTCTACTGCCGACAGTGCCGAAACAGGAGGCGCTGGTTCGCTCGCTGACGGAAAAATGGCAGGTCAAGCCGGATATATTTGTCGGGCAGGGTGCCAAGTGGAGCGCCTTTGCCGAGGCCGATGCTGCCATGGCAGCCTCCGGAACCGTGATCCTGGAATTGGGCCTAGCCGGGGTTCCGGTGGTTTCGACCTATAAGACCGAGTGGCTGGCGAAATTCGTGCTGTCGCGGATCAAGATCTGGACGGCCGCCTTGCCGAACCTCATCGCCGACTATGCTGTACTGCCGGAGCTCATCAATGATGTTCTGCGGCCGGGAATGTTGGCCCGCTATATGGAGCGGCTGGCGAGCGAGACGCCGGAGCGTGCGGCGATGTTGGCGGGTTACGATCTGGTCTGGGAGCGAATGCAGACCAAGGAGCCGCCCGGTGATAAGGCGGCGCAGATTGTTCTGGACGTTCTAGCCCATAAAAAAACCGGTCATCTCTGA